In one Corynebacterium bovis DSM 20582 = CIP 54.80 genomic region, the following are encoded:
- a CDS encoding UvrD-helicase domain-containing protein, which yields MGTSDPFQSERDGSRARRSAGGRGAAGAGGADAGALPPEPQEWDAPPPPEDERPPEGVDGLFDDLIATGAGAPDPATPDPGTPDVGVRHAPTGGRTAGPRPTGPTPERAAAILDGLNPQQREAVTHTGGPLLIVAGAGSGKTSVLTRRIAWLLAAGAAPWQILAITFTNKAAAEMRERVSAIVGPQAEHMWVSTFHSMCVRILRANAGLVDGLNTNFTIYDSDDSKRLMTMILKDRSLDLKEFAPRAVLSVISNWKNELLDPAGAAADARGNTHRETIAEVYRDYQGRLRQANAVDFDDLIGLVVGILRDNPAVAEHYRSRFRHVLVDEYQDTNHAQYVLVSLLAERAELCVVGDADQSIYAFRGATIRNIEEFERDYPQARTILLEQNYRSTQNILTAANAVIARNEGRRAKNLWTDTGSGELIGGYVADNEHDEARFIAEQIDDLVDRGEADYGDIAVMYRTNNASRVIEDVLVRSGLPYRVVGGTRFYERREVRDIVAYLKVLDNPDDTVALRRIINTPRRGIGDRALAQVTVHAENHGRTFAEGLRDAAAGEVAGLSGRGRNGIHGFLELMDGLRDEVRDAVMETSDGASLGIPDIGRIVSAVLDRTGYREELEKSNDPQDGARLDNLNELVSVGHEFSQEAANVAAYEAMPSGPGRADAGDTDGAGPGDADAAGTDDAPTAGGMSTDEAAAGEAQLREGEPEPGSLQAFLERVSLVADADQIPGEEQELITLMTLHTAKGLEFPVVFLPGWEDGQFPHMRALGDPTELAEERRLAYVGITRARKRLFVSRAMTRSAWGTPQTNPPSRFIGEVPDELWEWIREEPTPAGSWGAGDWADGTSVGGGWSGGYGSSGGPGATGGGRGHGAGASGGGSGRGRGPGRGSRPSPRTSGAAASRAADLQLEVGDRVNHDKYGLGTVKSVDGTGTRATVMIDFGASGTVRLMLIGGVPMEKL from the coding sequence ATGGGCACGTCAGACCCCTTCCAGAGTGAGCGCGACGGGAGCCGGGCGCGCCGGTCCGCCGGTGGCCGCGGTGCAGCCGGTGCCGGGGGTGCCGACGCCGGCGCCCTGCCGCCCGAGCCGCAGGAGTGGGACGCCCCGCCTCCGCCGGAGGACGAGCGTCCCCCCGAGGGGGTCGACGGTCTGTTCGATGACCTCATCGCCACGGGTGCCGGGGCCCCCGACCCCGCGACCCCCGACCCCGGGACCCCCGACGTCGGTGTGCGTCACGCCCCGACCGGCGGACGGACCGCGGGCCCCCGCCCGACGGGCCCGACCCCCGAGCGCGCCGCCGCGATCCTCGACGGGCTCAACCCGCAGCAGCGGGAGGCCGTCACGCACACCGGCGGGCCGCTGCTCATCGTCGCCGGGGCCGGCTCGGGCAAGACCAGCGTCCTCACCCGGCGCATCGCGTGGCTGCTCGCCGCGGGCGCCGCGCCGTGGCAGATCCTCGCGATCACCTTCACCAACAAGGCGGCGGCGGAGATGCGGGAGCGGGTGTCCGCGATCGTCGGACCTCAGGCCGAGCACATGTGGGTCTCGACGTTCCACTCCATGTGCGTGCGCATCCTCCGGGCGAACGCCGGGCTCGTCGACGGGCTCAACACGAACTTCACGATCTACGACTCCGACGACTCGAAGCGGCTCATGACCATGATCCTCAAGGACCGGTCGCTCGACCTCAAGGAGTTCGCGCCGCGGGCGGTCCTGTCGGTGATCTCGAACTGGAAGAACGAGCTGCTCGACCCGGCCGGCGCCGCCGCCGACGCGCGCGGGAACACCCACCGGGAGACGATCGCCGAGGTCTACCGGGACTACCAGGGGCGGCTGCGCCAGGCCAACGCCGTCGACTTCGACGACCTCATCGGGCTCGTCGTCGGGATCCTCCGCGACAACCCCGCCGTCGCCGAGCACTACCGGTCGCGGTTCCGGCACGTGCTCGTCGACGAGTACCAGGACACGAACCACGCCCAGTACGTGCTGGTGTCCCTGCTGGCGGAGCGGGCGGAGCTGTGCGTCGTCGGTGACGCGGACCAGTCCATCTACGCCTTCCGTGGGGCGACGATCCGCAACATCGAGGAGTTCGAGCGGGACTACCCGCAGGCCCGCACGATCCTCCTGGAGCAGAACTACCGGTCCACGCAGAACATCCTCACCGCGGCGAACGCCGTCATCGCCCGCAACGAGGGGCGGCGGGCGAAGAACCTGTGGACGGACACCGGCTCCGGGGAGCTCATCGGCGGGTACGTCGCCGACAACGAGCACGACGAGGCCCGCTTCATCGCCGAGCAGATCGACGACCTCGTCGACCGGGGGGAGGCCGACTACGGGGACATCGCCGTGATGTACCGCACGAACAACGCCTCCCGCGTCATCGAGGACGTCCTCGTGCGCAGCGGGCTGCCGTACCGGGTCGTCGGCGGGACCCGGTTCTACGAGCGCCGCGAGGTGCGCGACATCGTGGCGTACCTCAAGGTGCTGGACAACCCCGATGACACGGTCGCCCTGCGGCGGATCATCAACACCCCGCGGCGGGGGATCGGTGACCGGGCGCTCGCCCAGGTCACCGTCCACGCGGAGAACCACGGCCGGACGTTCGCCGAGGGGCTGCGCGACGCCGCCGCCGGGGAGGTCGCCGGTCTCAGCGGCCGGGGGCGCAACGGGATCCACGGGTTCCTCGAGCTCATGGACGGCCTCCGGGACGAGGTCCGGGACGCGGTGATGGAGACGTCCGACGGCGCGAGCCTGGGCATCCCGGACATCGGCAGGATCGTGTCCGCGGTGCTGGACCGGACGGGCTACCGCGAGGAACTGGAGAAGTCCAACGACCCGCAGGACGGGGCGCGCCTGGACAACCTCAACGAGCTGGTGTCCGTCGGCCACGAGTTCTCGCAGGAGGCGGCGAACGTCGCCGCGTACGAGGCGATGCCGTCCGGGCCGGGGCGCGCGGACGCCGGTGACACGGACGGAGCCGGCCCGGGAGACGCGGACGCTGCCGGCACGGACGACGCGCCGACCGCGGGCGGGATGAGCACGGACGAGGCCGCCGCCGGGGAGGCGCAGCTGCGGGAGGGCGAGCCGGAACCGGGTAGCCTCCAGGCGTTCCTCGAGCGGGTGAGCCTCGTCGCGGACGCCGACCAGATCCCGGGTGAGGAGCAGGAACTCATCACCCTCATGACGCTGCACACGGCGAAGGGCCTGGAGTTCCCGGTCGTCTTCCTCCCGGGGTGGGAGGACGGGCAGTTCCCGCACATGCGGGCGCTCGGTGACCCGACGGAACTCGCGGAGGAGCGCCGCCTGGCGTACGTGGGCATCACCCGCGCGCGGAAGCGGCTCTTCGTCTCCCGGGCGATGACCCGGTCGGCGTGGGGGACCCCGCAGACGAACCCGCCGTCGCGGTTCATCGGCGAGGTCCCGGACGAGTTGTGGGAGTGGATCCGCGAGGAGCCGACCCCCGCCGGGTCCTGGGGCGCCGGGGACTGGGCCGACGGCACCAGTGTCGGCGGCGGCTGGTCCGGCGGGTACGGGTCCAGCGGTGGGCCGGGGGCGACCGGTGGTGGCCGCGGCCACGGGGCCGGCGCGTCCGGGGGCGGGTCCGGCCGGGGCCGTGGCCCGGGGCGTGGGTCCCGGCCGTCGCCGCGCACCTCCGGTGCGGCGGCGTCCCGCGCCGCGGACCTCCAGCTCGAGGTCGGTGACAGGGTGAACCACGACAAGTACGGCCTCGGTACCGTCAAGAGCGTCGACGGCACCGGGACCCGGGCGACGGTCATGATCGACTTCGGCGCCAGCGGGACCGTGCGCCTCATGCTCATCGGCGGTGTGCCGATGGAGAAGCTCTGA
- a CDS encoding DeoR/GlpR family DNA-binding transcription regulator — MYAPQRQDTIAEDIRENGGMSVTDLAERFGVSTETIRRDLAVLEKDNRVTRVHGGAVAYRDRATNEDPIDDRQSQEADAKTVIAELAAAYLPTARGSVIVDSGTTTALLAERVAQTDNVSVVTNSLLFAHRLSRHGHHDLRVIGGRVRGVTQAIVGTQAVEDLRGLRADIAFLGANGVTADFGFSTLDPSEARTKEAMVRAARSRIVLADSTKLGEDLLCRFASPEDVDLLITDAKAGHPVVQELRAQGLEVVHP, encoded by the coding sequence ATGTACGCTCCCCAACGGCAGGACACCATCGCCGAGGACATCCGGGAGAACGGCGGCATGTCCGTCACCGACCTCGCGGAACGCTTCGGGGTCTCCACGGAGACGATCCGCCGCGACCTCGCCGTCCTCGAGAAGGACAACCGGGTCACCCGGGTCCACGGCGGTGCCGTCGCCTACCGCGACCGCGCCACGAACGAGGACCCCATCGACGACCGCCAGTCGCAGGAGGCGGACGCGAAGACCGTCATCGCCGAGCTCGCCGCCGCGTACCTCCCCACGGCCCGGGGCTCCGTCATCGTCGACTCCGGGACGACCACCGCCCTGCTCGCCGAGCGGGTCGCCCAGACGGACAACGTCAGCGTCGTCACGAACTCCCTCCTCTTCGCCCACCGCCTCTCCCGCCACGGACACCACGACCTCCGCGTCATCGGCGGCCGCGTCCGCGGCGTGACCCAGGCGATCGTCGGCACCCAGGCGGTCGAGGACCTGCGGGGACTCCGCGCGGACATCGCCTTCCTCGGGGCGAACGGCGTCACCGCCGACTTCGGCTTCTCCACCCTCGACCCGTCCGAGGCCCGGACGAAGGAGGCGATGGTCCGCGCCGCCCGGTCCCGGATCGTCCTCGCGGACTCCACGAAGCTCGGCGAGGACCTCCTCTGCCGCTTCGCCTCCCCGGAGGACGTGGACCTGCTCATCACCGACGCGAAGGCCGGGCACCCCGTCGTCCAGGAACTCCGCGCCCAGGGCCTGGAGGTGGTGCACCCGTGA
- a CDS encoding acid phosphatase — MFLTRSTSSPARRRVSTVALAAALTAGVAATGSLTAAPAEAAGSVDLPALRPAVQHPGAPVPVPFGPDRYVGYISDISSHGFGIYYDVVAGFNDITRLHRDILDQNLDTVVRVNTSATPEQVARAQVDAAADDGGLLSALSDAFGADLGQALRDGLAEGRLPKTQALLDSGWLSRAGGLASSTFAEKAIFNYDRPFVVAPDRIVRHEDGVHRFYQPESKAFPSGHTNQATWVTTLLAVMLPELGPQILARGSESGYNRMVMGVHYPLDVIGGRMTGTAAAADRWNDPRMRDALTQASQELRAELEWRTGRPLAETVAQQAPYRDTATAVREYTDRMHYDFPQIGATQQPMIVPQAAPDLLITRFPELSYEQRAEVLRRTAIPSGYPLDDQSPAGSWQRLDLAAAMAADVQVAPDGGMTVNGA; from the coding sequence GTGTTCCTGACCCGATCAACGTCCTCGCCCGCCCGCCGGCGCGTCTCCACCGTGGCTCTCGCCGCCGCGCTCACCGCCGGTGTCGCAGCGACCGGCAGCCTCACGGCCGCTCCGGCGGAGGCGGCGGGCAGCGTCGACCTCCCGGCCCTGCGACCCGCCGTCCAGCACCCGGGCGCGCCCGTGCCCGTCCCCTTCGGACCGGATAGGTACGTGGGGTACATCTCGGACATCAGCTCCCACGGCTTCGGCATCTACTACGACGTCGTCGCGGGGTTCAACGACATCACCCGCCTGCACCGGGACATCCTCGACCAGAACCTGGACACCGTCGTGCGCGTGAACACCTCCGCCACCCCGGAGCAGGTCGCCCGGGCCCAGGTCGACGCCGCCGCGGACGACGGCGGGCTGCTCAGTGCCCTGTCGGACGCGTTCGGCGCGGACCTCGGCCAGGCCCTGCGCGACGGGCTCGCGGAGGGGCGGCTGCCGAAGACCCAGGCGCTCCTCGACAGCGGGTGGCTGTCCCGCGCCGGCGGGCTCGCGAGCTCGACCTTCGCGGAGAAGGCGATCTTCAACTACGACCGGCCGTTCGTCGTCGCCCCGGACCGCATCGTCCGCCACGAGGACGGCGTGCACCGCTTCTACCAGCCGGAGTCCAAGGCCTTCCCCTCCGGCCACACGAACCAGGCGACGTGGGTGACGACGCTGCTCGCCGTCATGCTCCCCGAGCTCGGCCCGCAGATCCTCGCCCGTGGATCCGAGTCCGGGTACAACCGCATGGTCATGGGCGTGCACTACCCGCTCGACGTCATCGGGGGCCGGATGACCGGCACCGCGGCCGCCGCCGACCGGTGGAACGACCCGAGGATGCGGGACGCCCTCACGCAGGCGTCGCAGGAGCTCCGCGCGGAACTGGAGTGGCGGACCGGGCGGCCGCTCGCGGAGACCGTCGCGCAGCAGGCGCCGTACCGTGACACCGCCACCGCCGTGCGCGAGTACACCGACCGGATGCACTACGACTTCCCGCAGATCGGGGCGACGCAGCAGCCGATGATCGTGCCGCAGGCCGCCCCCGACCTGCTCATCACCCGCTTCCCCGAGCTCAGCTACGAGCAGCGCGCCGAGGTGCTGCGGCGGACGGCGATCCCGTCCGGGTACCCGCTGGACGACCAGTCGCCGGCCGGGTCCTGGCAGCGGCTCGACCTCGCCGCGGCGATGGCGGCGGACGTGCAGGTCGCGCCCGACGGGGGCATGACGGTCAACGGGGCCTAG
- a CDS encoding 1-phosphofructokinase family hexose kinase, producing the protein MIITVTPNPSIDRTQSLDGPLVPGEVNRTVTDDVQAGGKGVNVATVCHTAGEDVVAVVPAADSSDFAALVRSSGVPAQFVGDAPVRTNITLTDGDGVTTKINSPGPTGTDGTDLTGALVTLLRGHESPDAGGPAPWVVLAGSLPPGYPEDWYARTTATAHELGYRVAVDTSGPALRALVDSAHHNPASAPDVIKPNAHELAEITGGDGAVLEDDAADGNLRPVVDAARSLVDTGFGAAMVSLGAAGAVLVDTDGAWYCPSPRVRAVSTVGAGDSSLAGYVLAAVRGGSSPERLGTAVAHGSAAVTLPGTTLPTPGDLPADTPAVRAVDDTPGD; encoded by the coding sequence GTGATCATCACCGTCACCCCGAACCCCAGCATCGACCGCACCCAGTCCCTCGACGGCCCGCTCGTCCCCGGCGAGGTCAACCGGACCGTCACGGACGACGTCCAGGCCGGCGGCAAGGGCGTCAACGTCGCCACGGTGTGCCACACCGCGGGTGAGGACGTCGTGGCCGTCGTCCCCGCCGCGGACAGCTCGGACTTCGCCGCGCTCGTCCGCTCCTCCGGGGTCCCGGCGCAGTTCGTCGGCGACGCCCCGGTGCGCACGAACATCACCCTCACCGACGGCGACGGCGTCACGACGAAGATCAACTCCCCCGGCCCGACCGGGACCGACGGCACGGACCTCACCGGCGCCCTCGTCACCCTGCTCCGCGGCCACGAGTCGCCGGACGCCGGCGGCCCCGCCCCGTGGGTCGTGCTCGCCGGGTCCCTCCCCCCGGGCTACCCCGAGGACTGGTACGCCCGGACGACCGCGACGGCGCACGAGCTCGGCTACCGCGTCGCCGTCGACACCTCCGGCCCGGCCCTCCGGGCGCTCGTCGACTCCGCCCACCACAACCCGGCGTCCGCGCCCGACGTCATCAAGCCGAACGCCCACGAACTCGCGGAGATCACCGGCGGCGACGGCGCTGTCCTCGAGGACGACGCGGCCGACGGCAACCTCCGGCCCGTCGTCGACGCCGCCCGCTCGCTCGTCGACACCGGCTTCGGCGCGGCGATGGTCAGCCTCGGCGCGGCCGGGGCCGTGCTCGTCGACACCGACGGCGCCTGGTACTGCCCGAGCCCCCGCGTCCGGGCCGTGTCCACCGTCGGTGCCGGCGACTCCTCCCTCGCCGGGTACGTCCTCGCCGCCGTCCGGGGCGGGAGCTCACCCGAACGGCTCGGCACCGCCGTCGCCCACGGGTCCGCCGCGGTCACCCTCCCGGGGACGACGCTGCCCACACCCGGGGACCTGCCGGCCGACACCCCGGCGGTGCGTGCCGTCGACGACACCCCCGGGGACTGA
- a CDS encoding PTS fructose transporter subunit IIABC — protein sequence MTSTPTPPTGSPGAEGASTPLITTDLVSLDAPLGPDATTPPTKDAVLEELARLQQAAGRTDDTAQLLADIHAREAKAATGLPGGIAIPHCRTSAVSEPSLGFARLAVPADFGAEDTGTDLVFMILAPEGGGNTHMKVLSTLARSLVRKDFVQSLRDAGSAEEAVALITEVLEKKKARRAGAGAGGQGDSGGSTAPSAGTPVGGGAASSPSTGAPGGDGDRDGTTATSGSGTTTGGTGDAGDAATTGSGTGDAAATTAPAVVHVVGVTACPTGIAHTYMAADSLTQAADARDDVDIVIEPQGSSGGTTLTQDQIDAADAVIFATDVGVRDRGRFAGKPVVEVPVKRGISDPDGLLDAAKTAATSDNPRRVEGGDGAGGGAGAGAGAGDGDGAPGWGRRIQQAVMTGVSYMIPFVAAGGLLTAIAFVVGGYDVANVWEQVVKDSSLWNLPGHVGYTGPDGATLTDRDGLLLYLGAVMFGGGHLAMSFLVPALSGYIAYALAGRPGIAPGFVGGAISVGIGAGFLGGLVTGIVAGLVALAIGSFRAPRWLAGMMPVVVIPLLATFVTAAAMYLVLGRPLEAAMTGLQNWLTTMSGSSAVLLGIILGLMMCFDLGGPVNKAAYLFATAGLSTGDESSMKIMAAVMAAGMVPPLALALATTVRSRLFTPAERENGKSSWLLGASFISEGAIPFAASDPLRVIPSMMVGGAVTGALSMALGAASPAPHGGIWVALIIHHGWGFVLAVLAGTVVSAVCVILVKEFTGRRAAAEEAEQAAEQAADAAGGNGVAVPAGA from the coding sequence ATGACCAGCACCCCCACCCCACCCACCGGGTCCCCCGGCGCGGAGGGGGCGTCGACCCCCCTCATCACCACGGACCTCGTCTCCCTCGACGCCCCCCTCGGCCCCGACGCGACCACCCCGCCGACCAAGGACGCCGTCCTCGAGGAACTCGCCCGGCTCCAGCAGGCCGCGGGCCGCACCGACGACACCGCGCAGCTCCTCGCGGACATCCACGCGCGCGAGGCCAAGGCCGCGACCGGCCTGCCGGGCGGCATCGCCATCCCCCACTGCCGCACGTCGGCCGTGAGCGAACCGTCCCTCGGCTTCGCCCGCCTCGCCGTCCCCGCGGACTTCGGCGCGGAGGACACGGGCACGGACCTCGTGTTCATGATCCTCGCGCCCGAGGGCGGCGGGAACACGCACATGAAGGTGCTCAGCACCCTCGCGCGGTCCCTCGTGCGGAAGGACTTCGTGCAGTCCCTCCGCGACGCAGGCTCGGCCGAGGAGGCCGTGGCGCTCATCACGGAGGTGCTGGAGAAGAAGAAGGCACGCCGGGCCGGGGCCGGGGCCGGAGGCCAGGGGGACTCCGGGGGGTCGACGGCCCCCTCCGCGGGCACGCCGGTGGGCGGGGGCGCGGCGTCGTCCCCCTCGACGGGCGCACCCGGCGGCGACGGCGACCGCGACGGCACGACGGCGACCAGCGGCAGCGGCACGACCACCGGCGGCACCGGTGACGCGGGTGACGCGGCGACCACCGGCAGCGGCACCGGTGACGCGGCGGCGACCACGGCACCGGCGGTCGTGCACGTCGTCGGCGTGACCGCGTGCCCGACCGGCATCGCCCACACCTACATGGCCGCCGACAGCCTCACCCAGGCCGCCGACGCGCGTGACGACGTCGACATCGTCATCGAACCGCAGGGCTCCTCCGGCGGCACCACCCTCACCCAGGACCAGATCGACGCCGCCGACGCCGTGATCTTCGCCACCGACGTCGGCGTGCGCGACCGCGGCCGGTTCGCCGGGAAGCCCGTCGTCGAGGTGCCCGTCAAGCGCGGCATCTCCGACCCCGACGGGCTCCTCGACGCCGCGAAGACCGCCGCGACCAGCGACAACCCGCGCCGCGTCGAGGGCGGCGACGGGGCCGGGGGCGGTGCCGGCGCCGGGGCGGGTGCAGGCGACGGCGACGGCGCGCCCGGCTGGGGCCGCCGCATCCAGCAGGCCGTCATGACCGGCGTGTCCTACATGATCCCCTTCGTCGCCGCCGGCGGCCTGCTCACCGCCATCGCCTTCGTCGTCGGCGGGTACGACGTCGCGAACGTGTGGGAGCAGGTCGTCAAGGACAGCTCCCTGTGGAACCTCCCCGGGCACGTCGGCTACACCGGACCCGACGGCGCGACCCTCACCGACCGGGACGGGCTGCTGCTCTACCTCGGCGCCGTGATGTTCGGCGGCGGGCACCTCGCCATGAGCTTCCTCGTGCCCGCCCTGTCCGGGTACATCGCCTACGCCCTCGCCGGGCGACCCGGCATCGCCCCCGGGTTCGTCGGCGGGGCGATCTCCGTGGGCATCGGCGCCGGCTTCCTCGGCGGGCTCGTCACCGGCATCGTCGCCGGGCTCGTCGCCCTGGCGATCGGCTCCTTCCGCGCACCCCGGTGGCTCGCGGGCATGATGCCCGTGGTCGTCATCCCGCTCCTCGCGACGTTCGTCACCGCCGCCGCGATGTACCTCGTGCTCGGGCGGCCCCTGGAGGCCGCGATGACCGGGCTGCAGAACTGGCTCACCACGATGTCCGGGTCTTCCGCCGTGCTGCTCGGCATCATCCTCGGGCTCATGATGTGCTTCGACCTCGGCGGACCCGTGAACAAGGCCGCGTACCTCTTCGCCACCGCCGGGCTGTCCACCGGGGACGAGTCCTCCATGAAGATCATGGCGGCCGTCATGGCCGCGGGCATGGTCCCGCCGCTCGCCCTCGCGCTCGCGACGACCGTGCGCTCGCGCCTGTTCACCCCGGCCGAGCGGGAGAACGGCAAGTCCTCCTGGCTCCTCGGCGCGTCCTTCATCTCCGAGGGGGCGATCCCGTTCGCGGCGTCCGACCCGCTGCGCGTCATCCCCTCCATGATGGTCGGCGGCGCCGTGACCGGTGCGCTGTCCATGGCGCTGGGAGCGGCGTCGCCCGCGCCGCACGGGGGCATCTGGGTGGCGCTCATCATCCACCACGGCTGGGGGTTCGTGCTGGCCGTCCTCGCCGGGACGGTCGTGTCCGCCGTGTGCGTGATCCTGGTCAAGGAGTTCACCGGGCGGCGGGCCGCCGCCGAGGAGGCCGAGCAGGCGGCCGAGCAGGCGGCGGACGCCGCCGGGGGGAACGGCGTGGCGGTGCCCGCCGGCGCGTGA
- a CDS encoding CGNR zinc finger domain-containing protein, producing the protein MSASSFIFDGGRPCLDFVNTLRKRKDPFTESVDALQEHGMHEWLAAARRHTSWATGLPHWNGRPATAGPPPHHGPQELREAIYELFTDELAALHPATGSPRDDASKEERMLSNIAIVNAYADVTVRYTLTASAAGRLEIDNTLTETELLGRIANDAIGLLGGRDLIRVKECAHDRCGVLFEDRSNGLKRQWCSMRKCGNVSKAERFSKR; encoded by the coding sequence ATGTCAGCTTCCAGCTTCATCTTCGACGGAGGGCGCCCCTGTCTCGACTTCGTCAACACCCTCCGCAAGCGGAAGGATCCGTTCACGGAGAGCGTCGATGCCCTGCAGGAACACGGCATGCACGAATGGCTGGCCGCAGCACGAAGGCACACCTCATGGGCGACCGGACTCCCCCACTGGAACGGCCGGCCCGCCACGGCTGGTCCGCCTCCCCATCACGGTCCGCAGGAGCTACGCGAGGCAATTTACGAACTCTTCACCGACGAGTTGGCCGCCCTGCACCCGGCGACAGGAAGTCCTCGCGATGACGCATCCAAAGAGGAGCGGATGCTGTCCAACATCGCGATCGTCAACGCGTACGCCGATGTGACTGTTCGTTACACGTTGACAGCGTCCGCTGCAGGTCGTCTTGAAATAGATAACACGCTCACAGAGACTGAGCTCTTAGGAAGAATCGCAAATGACGCCATTGGTCTCCTCGGTGGACGTGACCTTATTCGAGTGAAGGAATGTGCCCACGATCGGTGTGGAGTGTTATTCGAAGATCGCTCCAACGGGCTCAAGCGACAGTGGTGCTCGATGCGCAAGTGCGGTAACGTTTCAAAGGCTGAGAGATTCTCCAAGCGGTGA
- a CDS encoding MFS transporter has protein sequence MLSSKRLPLAAYALPLVAAFMLPNLVTPLMELWRSKIGFSSGVLTLIFVAYITGLAPAFLLAPALAKKFGRRRVMVVALLLGIGSCVFYVTAGSVVVLLVARLLTGLCSGIMLVLGTVAVKEEAKESELRYATLLATTGVAIGLAGGPLVAGAAAWGLPAPTQTVFVLEAVLLALCVLIVLTQQETAVGRPESWLPFRAINFTTKKTVLAGLGAFGPGMTAAAIVLALAPTILHGMGGVQGPLAAGVLAGGMYAVSPIAQALLRGKPSPTLIRLSILGIAISMIVMSVALVFNNIIVLALAAALIGAGQGVSNLGSFGLIHERVDNSEVAAATSLLSLGTYASATVVPILGGVLLDVSGLEVAGLVMAAGVLVMCGVGIAVGSGPDSAETEG, from the coding sequence ATGCTCTCCTCGAAGCGGCTTCCGCTGGCCGCCTACGCTCTACCACTGGTCGCAGCGTTCATGCTTCCGAACCTCGTCACCCCGTTGATGGAATTGTGGCGCAGTAAGATCGGCTTTTCCTCGGGCGTCCTGACCTTGATCTTCGTCGCCTACATCACCGGACTCGCGCCAGCGTTTCTGCTCGCCCCGGCTTTGGCCAAAAAGTTCGGTCGTCGACGGGTGATGGTCGTAGCCTTGCTGTTGGGGATCGGCTCGTGCGTGTTTTACGTGACTGCGGGAAGTGTGGTCGTTCTTCTTGTCGCTCGACTGTTGACGGGACTGTGCTCAGGGATCATGCTTGTCCTGGGCACCGTTGCGGTGAAGGAGGAGGCCAAGGAAAGCGAGCTCAGGTATGCGACTCTGCTCGCGACGACCGGAGTTGCAATCGGTTTGGCGGGAGGTCCGCTCGTTGCAGGAGCTGCTGCATGGGGACTGCCGGCCCCCACTCAGACGGTATTCGTGCTCGAAGCGGTGCTACTGGCGTTGTGTGTACTCATCGTTCTCACTCAGCAGGAGACCGCAGTAGGGCGACCCGAGTCGTGGCTTCCGTTTCGTGCGATCAATTTCACGACGAAGAAGACTGTTCTTGCCGGTTTGGGGGCTTTCGGACCGGGCATGACGGCCGCAGCGATCGTGTTGGCCTTGGCACCGACGATTCTCCACGGGATGGGTGGCGTTCAGGGGCCGTTGGCGGCCGGCGTCCTGGCAGGAGGAATGTACGCTGTTAGTCCCATCGCTCAAGCGCTCTTGCGAGGTAAACCGAGCCCGACGCTGATACGTCTGTCAATCTTGGGCATAGCCATATCGATGATTGTCATGTCCGTCGCGTTGGTGTTCAACAACATCATCGTCCTGGCGTTGGCGGCGGCATTGATCGGGGCTGGGCAGGGCGTAAGCAATCTCGGGAGCTTTGGTCTCATCCATGAACGGGTCGACAATTCTGAGGTGGCGGCGGCTACATCGCTCTTGAGTCTCGGGACCTACGCGAGCGCGACAGTCGTTCCCATACTGGGAGGGGTGCTGCTCGATGTTTCAGGCCTGGAGGTTGCAGGGCTGGTCATGGCCGCTGGAGTGCTCGTCATGTGTGGTGTGGGCATTGCCGTTGGTTCCGGACCGGATAGTGCCGAAACGGAAGGGTAA
- a CDS encoding chorismate mutase, whose amino-acid sequence MSDSRHVTGTDDPLSDAEIQRYRTEIDEIDRRIIADAKRRSEISRAIGRTRMGSGGTKLVYGRETAILNMFREELGYEGVAIANALLQLGRGRLG is encoded by the coding sequence ATGAGCGACAGCCGCCACGTCACCGGCACAGACGACCCCCTCTCCGACGCCGAGATCCAGCGGTACCGCACCGAGATCGACGAGATCGACCGGCGCATCATCGCCGACGCGAAGCGCCGCAGCGAGATCTCCCGCGCCATCGGGCGGACCCGCATGGGCTCCGGGGGGACGAAGCTGGTCTACGGGCGCGAGACCGCGATCCTCAACATGTTCCGCGAGGAGCTGGGCTACGAGGGCGTGGCGATCGCCAACGCGCTGCTCCAGCTCGGCCGCGGCCGGCTCGGCTGA